One stretch of Schlesneria sp. DSM 10557 DNA includes these proteins:
- a CDS encoding ABC transporter permease subunit/CPBP intramembrane protease, whose amino-acid sequence MTVESRRSRAPESTSSLRWWRMAQKELREILRDRRTIITLVGMPLLIYPLLGVTFQKLLFTQAAKKNATEYRVAFAAEKDARIFRRLFDESEMLQSEQSGEVVPLNRRPAGTIDDPIWQFMVSNDKSATVDVNALVADRTADVGVRLKEGGDEGPWKFELSYRAESPYSLDARRILEERMHLANEMLVLKRLREQNPPLKLPVTTSLKPIATEESAAPFSIATLIPLILILMTVTGAVYPAIDLTAGERERGTMEALISAPVPRHELLFAKFIAVLTVALLTAVANLVSMVITAYAGGMEQLLFGSGGITLRMLVLILGLLVVFAGFFASVILILTSFARSFKEAQAYLIPVMLVSLAPGVLCLLPGMEMTGWTSVTPLVNIVILARDIFDGRVQSIWVLTTLLSTVLYSAVALAAAARIFGTDAVLYGSEGNWADLIRRPRTRRPAASLSQAMFCLAVMFPAFLILKGIPGRLFVQWIEGRLIGNAVLTIALFAIGPLLLARWTGVDWRRGFRLKGAPAATYVATALLGLSLWPFAYELELQTIAPDQFQAMHELFQQIKAALDAVPLPVKLVTTALVPAICEELFFRGYLLTALRTGMSTVLAVLLSSCLFGLFHVIAMNSLMFERFVPTCFLGLILAWICVRTGSTYPGMLLHTLHNGLLLSLSSFTRELTALGIGTETQEHLPAKWILTASVMVVTGLAILVLSTRRPVVVAAPAQS is encoded by the coding sequence ATGACCGTTGAGTCTCGGAGGTCACGAGCACCGGAGTCGACCTCGTCGCTGCGCTGGTGGCGAATGGCGCAGAAGGAACTGAGGGAAATCCTGCGCGATCGGCGCACCATTATCACGTTGGTCGGCATGCCCCTGCTGATCTATCCCCTCTTGGGGGTGACGTTCCAGAAGCTGTTGTTCACACAGGCCGCGAAGAAAAATGCCACCGAATACCGAGTCGCATTCGCGGCCGAAAAAGACGCCCGCATCTTCCGTAGACTGTTCGACGAATCGGAAATGCTGCAATCGGAGCAGTCCGGCGAAGTTGTGCCACTGAATCGTCGTCCGGCGGGAACGATCGATGATCCCATCTGGCAATTCATGGTGTCTAATGACAAGTCGGCCACTGTGGACGTCAATGCATTGGTTGCAGACCGAACCGCCGATGTCGGGGTCCGCCTGAAGGAAGGGGGGGACGAGGGCCCCTGGAAATTTGAGCTAAGTTACCGGGCAGAATCTCCCTACAGCCTCGATGCGCGGCGGATACTGGAAGAACGGATGCACCTGGCGAATGAGATGCTGGTGCTGAAGCGACTCCGCGAGCAGAATCCGCCGCTGAAACTCCCGGTTACGACATCGCTCAAACCGATTGCTACGGAAGAGTCAGCGGCGCCGTTTTCCATCGCGACGTTGATTCCACTGATCCTGATCCTGATGACGGTCACGGGGGCGGTGTATCCCGCGATCGATCTGACCGCAGGGGAACGTGAGCGAGGGACAATGGAAGCTCTCATCTCTGCTCCTGTCCCCAGGCACGAACTGCTGTTTGCCAAGTTCATTGCTGTGCTGACAGTCGCGTTGCTGACGGCCGTGGCGAACCTGGTTTCCATGGTCATCACAGCCTATGCGGGGGGGATGGAGCAACTGCTGTTTGGCAGCGGTGGAATTACTCTGCGGATGCTCGTGCTGATATTAGGACTTCTGGTGGTCTTCGCCGGCTTCTTTGCGTCCGTCATTCTGATTCTGACTAGCTTTGCTCGCAGTTTTAAAGAAGCGCAGGCCTATCTGATCCCTGTCATGCTGGTTTCGCTGGCTCCGGGCGTTCTGTGTCTGTTGCCTGGAATGGAGATGACAGGCTGGACGTCAGTCACACCCCTGGTCAACATCGTGATTCTGGCGCGGGACATTTTTGATGGTCGGGTTCAATCGATCTGGGTGTTGACGACCCTGTTGTCGACCGTCCTCTATTCAGCTGTTGCGCTGGCCGCGGCAGCGAGAATTTTTGGTACGGACGCAGTCTTGTACGGTAGCGAAGGGAATTGGGCAGACCTGATCCGCCGACCGCGCACTCGCCGACCAGCGGCGTCACTGTCACAAGCAATGTTCTGTCTGGCGGTCATGTTTCCTGCATTTTTGATTCTCAAAGGGATTCCCGGCCGACTGTTCGTTCAGTGGATTGAAGGCCGCTTGATTGGGAACGCCGTCCTGACAATTGCCTTGTTCGCAATCGGGCCGCTGCTGCTGGCACGCTGGACCGGCGTCGACTGGCGGCGAGGCTTCCGTTTGAAGGGGGCCCCCGCCGCTACCTACGTGGCCACCGCTTTGCTTGGACTGTCGCTGTGGCCCTTTGCCTACGAACTCGAGTTACAGACGATTGCACCGGATCAGTTCCAGGCGATGCACGAACTCTTCCAGCAAATTAAGGCTGCTCTGGATGCAGTTCCCCTCCCCGTCAAACTTGTCACCACCGCTCTAGTGCCGGCGATTTGTGAAGAGTTGTTTTTTCGAGGTTACCTGCTGACAGCCCTCCGCACCGGAATGTCGACAGTGCTGGCGGTCTTACTTTCGAGTTGTCTGTTCGGTCTGTTTCACGTGATCGCGATGAACTCACTGATGTTTGAAAGATTTGTACCCACCTGTTTTCTGGGACTGATCCTGGCCTGGATCTGTGTGCGGACGGGAAGCACGTACCCCGGAATGCTGCTGCACACACTACATAATGGCCTGCTTCTGTCATTGTCCTCATTTACCCGAGAGCTGACTGCCCTGGGTATCGGTACGGAGACGCAGGAACATCTACCAGCGAAGTGGATTCTCACGGCGTCCGTGATGGTTGTCACCGGCCTCGCCATCCTGGTTCTCAGCACTCGCCGGCCAGTGGTCGTAGCGGCGCCCGCTCAGTCATAA
- a CDS encoding ATP-binding cassette domain-containing protein has translation MITVNQLTRQFHSSGKTLTAVDRLSFEVRAGEVYGLLGPNGAGKTTTLRMILGLLQPTGGDAIVDGFRVTQYPDEVKRRIGLVSASAGLYQWLTPREMLLFFADLYSVEPRFARDRLESLADLLDLRRFLDQRCSTLSTGQKQRVTLARALMHDPPIMLLDEPTRGLDVVGTHIIFEYIGHLRAQGKAVVISTHRLDEASQICDRMGLLHRGSMRYEGTFPELQAATGSVSLYEMFLKLMKQPDQIGTGLNEETRNDR, from the coding sequence ATGATTACCGTCAATCAATTGACTCGCCAATTCCATTCCAGCGGCAAGACTTTGACTGCCGTTGATCGGTTGTCGTTTGAAGTTCGGGCGGGTGAGGTCTACGGTTTACTGGGGCCGAACGGAGCGGGAAAAACGACCACGCTTCGCATGATTCTGGGACTGCTTCAGCCTACTGGCGGCGATGCGATCGTTGACGGCTTCCGCGTGACACAGTATCCGGATGAAGTGAAACGCCGTATCGGACTTGTCTCCGCAAGTGCAGGGCTCTACCAGTGGCTGACGCCCCGGGAAATGCTGCTGTTCTTTGCCGATCTCTACAGTGTGGAACCACGTTTTGCACGTGATCGACTTGAGTCGCTGGCCGACCTGCTGGATCTTCGCCGCTTTCTGGACCAGCGTTGTTCCACACTCAGTACCGGGCAGAAGCAACGCGTCACGCTCGCTCGTGCATTGATGCACGACCCCCCGATCATGTTGTTGGACGAACCGACCCGCGGTCTGGATGTCGTCGGGACTCATATCATCTTCGAGTACATCGGCCATCTTCGTGCACAGGGGAAAGCAGTCGTCATTTCCACCCATCGGCTGGATGAAGCGTCGCAAATCTGTGATCGGATGGGACTGCTTCATCGGGGTTCGATGCGGTACGAAGGAACCTTCCCTGAACTTCAGGCGGCGACTGGCAGTGTGAGCTTGTACGAGATGTTTCTGAAACTGATGAAGCAGCCCGATCAGATCGGGACCGGACTGAACGAGGAAACCCGCAATGACCGTTGA
- a CDS encoding LamG domain-containing protein: MMTHVRRLILVVPLLMGMDVCLAQEAASRLASQAVVHFTFEETSGAAEDRATVGHGHDQGSVMNEPVRVPSPFWNQQGKKALQLDAARQQFIEIADSPDVDAPVGITVSMFFVNLTDAAEPNYHGLFAKRGTADGQFSTNYGINFQMPADNFQVYIHDGTDYRVASYSSKAAVPIRKLTYITATYTAGDAPGEDADTDADDVRIQYFVNGQPLVPKGVSRGIVIGHEAWTLDVNLAGLLSSLPLTIGRSEVHGEYTSGVIGDVRIFPRALSPEEVKQLFVEVAGNNVDELIAADRPAPAALPAIKSLSQPGLEIGHTTQLIVEGSNLGPAPGVAFPLPEVRFDIAKESTPERLVLNVTVPSKTVPGLYPLWVKSQVGMSSSTVLALDRLPQVPLASSIDQPATLPAAFFGTLSGGQQQTVYFAGKTGERIVADVELKRLGGAANPVLELKSPKGAPLTIGWGQSPLRRDARIEYTLTADGIYSIELHDLAFNAPGSSVFRLKVGDLKLVDGLLPAAGSLGKMEVEPIGPGFSNSVRVRGELTAPAESRFGLFSIDSDLLFCGSLPAMGLSQGTEYAEPQSSSGDPLPPITVNFTQPDRPSVGISGRVAQKREMDRFTLNVIPGQKLRFTLLTDTLGSTLQGEMSIVDGAGGNLLAQTSDQPTSGDLILDYSIPQGTNQIQLRIRDLFGRGDPRAFYRVVIEPADLPRFSLQLNTPTVNIPEDGSAIIELQVNRAGYMGPIQLSAVGDDSVTISPSQIVANHQGKMLLRLVRSGSRQTAHPSLLRIVGESVDLSPQIRRTATLQTGSLAPAFADTLAVATTPASGLAVELQYLPTVLYRGTTIDLPVKVQRSREHATATLPVRLSLDSTEPARRRDPNNAAAGTFPQVSIAPAFLDSSDDQTVVLKLSVPMDAVEPAINFTVRAEATPHAYSDRVTATAFSQTFLAEIQTGVAPKVDEATLSVVGETDYRITGVLQRAAGFTMPVEVALGGLPAGYTAQTANVPGNEETFSVVVRGPKVTNQTDLPNVKLRVTTAGNLIVPEIPVNLQAVP; this comes from the coding sequence ATGATGACTCACGTTCGTCGGTTGATTCTCGTTGTGCCACTTCTGATGGGGATGGACGTCTGTCTCGCACAAGAGGCTGCCTCCCGACTTGCCTCTCAAGCCGTCGTTCATTTTACATTCGAAGAAACGAGCGGAGCTGCTGAGGATCGGGCAACCGTGGGGCATGGGCACGACCAGGGATCGGTGATGAACGAGCCCGTCCGTGTCCCCAGTCCCTTCTGGAATCAGCAGGGGAAGAAGGCGCTGCAACTCGACGCTGCACGGCAGCAGTTCATCGAAATCGCCGACAGCCCTGACGTCGATGCTCCCGTCGGTATTACTGTCTCGATGTTTTTCGTGAATCTGACCGATGCCGCCGAACCGAACTATCATGGCTTGTTCGCAAAACGAGGCACAGCGGACGGTCAGTTTTCGACAAACTATGGCATTAACTTCCAGATGCCCGCCGACAATTTCCAGGTGTACATCCACGATGGCACGGATTATCGGGTTGCCAGCTACAGTTCGAAAGCGGCGGTACCGATCCGCAAGCTGACCTACATCACCGCCACGTATACGGCAGGAGATGCCCCGGGTGAAGACGCCGACACCGATGCGGATGACGTTCGAATCCAGTATTTCGTCAACGGACAGCCACTGGTCCCCAAAGGGGTCTCCCGCGGGATTGTCATTGGTCATGAAGCATGGACGCTGGACGTCAATCTCGCAGGATTACTCAGCAGTCTGCCTCTGACGATTGGTCGAAGCGAAGTCCATGGTGAGTACACAAGCGGTGTCATCGGTGACGTCCGCATCTTCCCCCGCGCGCTGTCGCCAGAGGAAGTCAAACAACTGTTCGTCGAAGTGGCGGGGAATAACGTCGATGAGCTTATCGCCGCTGATCGTCCTGCTCCCGCCGCGTTGCCGGCGATTAAGAGCCTTTCGCAACCGGGCCTCGAAATTGGTCACACAACACAGCTGATCGTTGAAGGAAGCAATCTGGGGCCTGCACCGGGCGTGGCATTTCCTTTACCGGAAGTTCGTTTTGACATCGCGAAAGAATCGACGCCCGAGCGACTGGTTCTGAATGTGACTGTCCCTTCCAAGACGGTTCCGGGGTTGTATCCACTCTGGGTGAAATCCCAAGTGGGAATGAGTTCCTCAACAGTACTCGCCCTTGATCGGCTTCCCCAGGTTCCGTTAGCGAGTTCCATCGATCAGCCAGCGACATTGCCCGCGGCGTTCTTTGGAACGCTCTCGGGTGGGCAGCAGCAGACGGTGTACTTCGCCGGTAAAACTGGGGAACGGATCGTCGCCGATGTGGAATTGAAGCGGTTGGGGGGAGCCGCCAATCCCGTTCTCGAATTGAAGTCACCCAAAGGTGCTCCGCTCACAATCGGCTGGGGACAAAGCCCACTCCGTCGTGACGCACGGATCGAGTACACGTTAACGGCGGATGGCATCTATTCCATCGAGCTGCACGATTTGGCCTTCAATGCTCCCGGTTCAAGCGTTTTTCGGCTGAAAGTAGGTGACTTGAAACTCGTAGACGGTCTCCTCCCTGCCGCTGGTTCTCTCGGCAAAATGGAAGTGGAGCCCATCGGTCCTGGTTTTAGCAATTCAGTTCGAGTACGGGGTGAGCTGACTGCACCCGCAGAAAGCAGATTTGGACTCTTCTCGATTGACTCTGATTTATTGTTCTGCGGAAGCCTCCCCGCGATGGGATTGAGTCAGGGGACCGAATATGCCGAACCTCAAAGTTCTTCGGGTGATCCACTACCCCCCATCACAGTCAATTTCACTCAGCCAGACCGTCCTTCCGTAGGGATTAGCGGCCGGGTGGCACAGAAGCGAGAGATGGATCGTTTTACGCTCAATGTGATTCCCGGTCAGAAACTCCGATTTACCTTACTGACCGACACACTCGGCTCCACTTTGCAGGGAGAAATGAGCATTGTCGACGGTGCCGGCGGTAATCTGCTGGCTCAGACAAGTGATCAGCCCACGAGCGGAGACCTGATTCTGGATTACTCGATTCCGCAGGGAACCAATCAAATCCAGCTCAGGATTCGAGACCTGTTCGGGAGAGGTGACCCGCGGGCTTTCTATCGAGTGGTCATTGAACCAGCCGACCTGCCTCGGTTTTCTCTGCAATTGAACACTCCCACCGTCAACATCCCCGAAGACGGCTCGGCCATCATCGAATTACAGGTTAATCGCGCTGGGTACATGGGGCCTATCCAGCTCAGCGCCGTTGGAGACGACTCCGTCACGATCTCGCCCAGTCAGATCGTTGCCAACCACCAGGGAAAGATGCTGCTGCGACTTGTGCGAAGCGGGTCGCGACAAACTGCACACCCATCCCTCCTGAGAATCGTCGGTGAATCAGTTGACCTGTCGCCGCAGATTCGCCGGACGGCAACACTCCAGACCGGTTCGTTGGCACCAGCGTTCGCAGACACTTTGGCAGTCGCAACCACTCCAGCATCAGGACTGGCTGTTGAACTTCAATACCTGCCGACGGTCCTGTATCGAGGAACGACCATCGATCTTCCGGTCAAAGTCCAGCGAAGCCGCGAGCACGCAACAGCAACGCTGCCCGTCCGGCTGTCACTCGACTCGACGGAACCAGCCCGCAGACGCGATCCCAACAACGCTGCCGCGGGAACATTCCCACAAGTCTCGATCGCACCCGCGTTTCTGGACTCCAGCGACGACCAGACCGTGGTACTGAAGTTATCCGTACCAATGGATGCGGTGGAACCGGCCATCAACTTTACCGTTCGAGCAGAAGCCACACCTCACGCCTACTCAGACAGGGTTACCGCAACCGCGTTCTCCCAAACATTTCTTGCAGAAATACAAACGGGTGTCGCTCCCAAAGTCGACGAAGCGACTCTTTCCGTCGTGGGGGAAACAGATTATCGAATCACCGGAGTCCTTCAGCGAGCAGCCGGCTTCACCATGCCCGTCGAAGTCGCCCTTGGTGGACTTCCTGCCGGTTACACGGCACAGACGGCCAATGTGCCCGGGAATGAAGAGACGTTTTCGGTCGTCGTTCGGGGGCCGAAAGTGACTAATCAGACCGATCTTCCCAACGTCAAACTTCGCGTGACTACTGCAGGCAACCTCATAGTCCCCGAAATCCCTGTCAACCTGCAGGCGGTCCCCTAG
- a CDS encoding DUF5658 family protein — MRTRNESRPHRTVTPKPQWDLQHPQETLILVIVSVLDVVMTYHLLTRGDGGFVESNPFAGYFLDRWGLKGMAYFKAAMTLLVCVITQFVARHNSKLARQVLEVATFIVGLVVIYSVWLHFRHRTIPIEIDTEVAFFVVRQWA; from the coding sequence ATGAGGACACGAAATGAATCGAGGCCGCACCGCACTGTGACCCCTAAACCGCAGTGGGACTTACAGCATCCGCAGGAAACATTAATTCTGGTCATTGTCAGCGTTCTCGACGTGGTAATGACGTACCACCTGCTGACCCGGGGAGATGGCGGGTTCGTCGAGTCCAATCCGTTCGCGGGCTACTTCCTCGATCGGTGGGGCCTCAAGGGGATGGCCTATTTCAAGGCCGCGATGACACTACTGGTCTGTGTGATCACCCAATTCGTCGCTCGACACAACTCGAAGCTCGCCCGACAGGTGCTTGAAGTGGCGACGTTCATTGTCGGTCTGGTAGTGATCTACAGTGTCTGGCTTCATTTTCGACATCGGACCATTCCGATCGAAATCGACACTGAAGTCGCTTTCTTCGTCGTTCGGCAGTGGGCCTGA
- a CDS encoding ThuA domain-containing protein has protein sequence MNRRLASASLFLACIVSAVPAIAQEANRPKPLKALLVTGGCCHDYAGQKDLLKKGIEARANVEVTQIHTDDTSTKARFDLYDNKDWSKGYDVVLHDECSSDVTEPEYVENILRAHRNGLPAVNLHCAMHSYRLPGKDDWFQFVGIQSSGHGPQKPIEVTFVERDHPITVTLQNWTTINEELYNNLKLFPTAKPLARGRQDIGTKVDDYVVVWTNQYGKGRVFSTTLGHNSETVGDDRYLDLVTRGLLWSCDKLNPEYLQPLVTVKKK, from the coding sequence ATGAACCGTCGTCTTGCCAGTGCATCCCTTTTTCTCGCCTGTATCGTTTCTGCAGTCCCGGCGATTGCTCAGGAAGCTAACCGCCCTAAGCCATTGAAGGCCCTGTTGGTGACCGGTGGCTGCTGCCACGATTATGCGGGCCAGAAAGACCTGCTCAAGAAAGGAATCGAGGCTCGAGCCAATGTGGAAGTGACTCAAATTCATACCGATGACACGAGCACCAAAGCCCGTTTCGACCTGTATGACAATAAAGACTGGTCCAAGGGTTACGATGTGGTCCTGCACGATGAGTGCTCGTCTGACGTGACCGAACCTGAGTATGTCGAAAATATTCTGCGAGCTCATCGAAACGGCTTGCCCGCAGTGAACCTGCACTGTGCCATGCACAGTTACCGACTGCCCGGAAAGGATGACTGGTTCCAGTTCGTCGGAATTCAGTCGTCAGGCCACGGCCCCCAAAAGCCAATCGAAGTGACTTTCGTCGAACGCGACCATCCGATCACAGTGACACTGCAAAACTGGACCACAATTAACGAGGAGCTCTACAACAACCTGAAACTGTTCCCCACGGCCAAGCCACTGGCCCGTGGACGTCAGGACATCGGCACCAAGGTGGACGACTATGTCGTTGTCTGGACGAATCAGTACGGGAAGGGCCGCGTTTTCAGCACAACACTGGGCCACAATTCTGAGACGGTCGGTGACGATCGATATCTCGATCTCGTCACACGAGGCTTGCTGTGGTCATGCGACAAGCTCAATCCCGAATACCTGCAGCCGCTGGTCACGGTGAAGAAGAAATAG
- a CDS encoding PstS family phosphate ABC transporter substrate-binding protein, which produces MKYCQMSSRVIMTATLVVAMGLFAGCEIKKGSSTGDTNDSASSAGGTDSVTSAGDVKPATISAEGSSTVYPICQAFAVEFEKKATGNTVSVGRQGTGGGYKKFLNRQSDIWNASRTIAPSEEDELKKKGINFIELPIAIDGIVIAVHPQNDWCTQLTIGQLKQVWEPDSQIKTWKDLNPDWPAEPMVLFGADTDSGTFEYFTEEVNGKKKATNTRYTPAADDNVLVQGISSNKYALGYIPFGYFVENTDKLTPVALSATKEATETPLPFVSPSVETILSGEYTPLSRPLYMYVSTESLKRPEVAEFLRFALSEESQPLIEKRGFVRLQDSARQKSIETLENALKEVSAGK; this is translated from the coding sequence ATGAAATATTGTCAGATGAGCTCGCGAGTGATCATGACGGCGACCCTGGTCGTTGCGATGGGTCTATTCGCCGGATGTGAAATCAAGAAGGGTTCATCGACGGGTGACACCAACGATTCCGCTTCCTCCGCAGGGGGAACTGATTCCGTGACGAGCGCCGGTGATGTGAAACCAGCGACGATCAGCGCTGAAGGATCGAGCACCGTCTACCCGATCTGCCAGGCCTTTGCCGTCGAGTTCGAAAAGAAAGCAACGGGAAATACCGTCAGCGTCGGCCGTCAGGGGACCGGCGGCGGATACAAAAAGTTTCTCAACCGACAATCGGATATCTGGAACGCTTCACGGACGATCGCACCAAGCGAAGAAGACGAACTGAAGAAAAAGGGAATTAACTTCATCGAGTTACCCATCGCCATCGATGGCATCGTCATCGCTGTGCACCCCCAGAATGACTGGTGCACGCAATTGACGATTGGTCAACTGAAGCAGGTATGGGAACCCGACAGTCAGATCAAAACGTGGAAAGACCTGAATCCAGACTGGCCAGCCGAACCAATGGTTCTGTTCGGTGCGGATACAGATTCAGGCACGTTCGAGTACTTCACCGAAGAAGTGAATGGGAAAAAGAAGGCCACCAACACTCGATATACGCCCGCCGCAGATGACAATGTGCTGGTTCAGGGCATTTCCAGTAATAAGTATGCACTGGGATATATCCCCTTCGGATACTTTGTCGAGAACACGGATAAACTGACACCTGTCGCACTCTCTGCAACGAAAGAGGCAACTGAGACACCCCTCCCATTCGTCAGCCCATCCGTCGAGACAATTTTGAGTGGTGAGTACACTCCTTTGTCCCGTCCGCTGTACATGTACGTCAGCACTGAATCGCTGAAGCGCCCGGAAGTGGCCGAGTTTCTGCGATTCGCATTGTCCGAAGAATCACAGCCACTGATTGAAAAACGAGGCTTTGTCCGACTACAGGATTCCGCTCGTCAAAAATCGATCGAAACGCTGGAGAATGCGCTGAAAGAAGTTTCAGCGGGGAAGTAG
- the pstC gene encoding phosphate ABC transporter permease subunit PstC, whose translation MLTHDQHSIDLEIFKVSGSQEEKPVSNGGPTRQVRITSLRRQFSLRHAREQLIQLALFCCALLSILTTLSIIYVLVSQSLFAIPPDTAFFQDVSFREFFTETRWTPQYAEEQRHYGIIPLVCGTLLITGISAVIGLPMGLMIAIYLSEYASPASRRWVKPALEILAGVPTVVYGYFALRFLTPIVITPLFHDLLGLSVLGKNALAGGIVVGLMIIPMVASLSEDVMRSVPDSLRESGYALGATKFDVSAKIVVPAALSGIFAAFLLALSRSIGETMAVTIASAGFANLTLNPLNQIQTMTSFIVDVMTGEVVTGSTLEKSLYAVALMLFIITMLMNLISQWVLSRYREVYQ comes from the coding sequence ATGCTGACGCATGATCAACACTCAATTGATCTGGAGATTTTCAAGGTGTCCGGCTCGCAAGAGGAAAAGCCCGTGTCCAATGGTGGACCGACTCGACAAGTAAGAATCACGTCATTGCGACGCCAGTTTTCGTTGAGGCACGCCCGAGAGCAACTCATTCAATTGGCATTGTTCTGCTGCGCATTACTGTCAATCCTGACAACGCTCAGCATCATCTACGTACTGGTATCACAGTCTCTGTTTGCCATCCCGCCTGATACCGCGTTCTTTCAGGACGTGAGTTTTCGCGAATTCTTCACCGAAACGAGGTGGACGCCACAGTATGCGGAAGAACAGCGGCACTACGGAATTATTCCACTCGTCTGCGGGACACTGTTGATCACGGGAATCTCTGCCGTGATCGGTCTGCCCATGGGGCTGATGATTGCCATTTACCTCAGCGAGTACGCTTCTCCCGCCTCACGTCGATGGGTCAAGCCCGCCCTGGAAATCCTGGCAGGTGTCCCCACAGTGGTCTATGGATACTTCGCTCTCCGATTTCTCACCCCGATTGTCATAACACCCCTATTCCATGATCTATTGGGATTGTCAGTACTGGGCAAGAATGCCCTTGCGGGTGGAATCGTGGTTGGCCTGATGATCATTCCGATGGTGGCGTCACTCAGCGAAGATGTGATGCGATCGGTTCCAGATAGTCTGAGAGAATCCGGGTACGCACTGGGAGCAACGAAATTCGACGTCAGTGCGAAGATCGTCGTGCCCGCCGCCCTTTCAGGGATATTCGCCGCCTTTCTCCTCGCACTCTCGCGCAGTATTGGCGAAACGATGGCTGTCACCATCGCCTCCGCAGGATTCGCGAATCTGACATTGAATCCCTTAAATCAGATCCAAACCATGACGTCGTTCATTGTCGATGTCATGACGGGCGAAGTTGTGACGGGTTCGACCCTGGAGAAAAGTCTTTATGCTGTCGCATTAATGCTGTTTATCATCACGATGCTCATGAACCTGATTTCTCAGTGGGTCCTCTCGCGTTATCGGGAGGTCTACCAATGA
- the pstA gene encoding phosphate ABC transporter permease PstA, with protein MSLRNDSYERLLNRRHTVGFMFEWLCRLATLAALSFLLVLIGSILVTAFSPGRGKGLAPVTPQTKAPFTESAPEFVFNVSNVSGGAFELKDRPGHRVTAFTSSDLRNGVVQFNHDGRRAAPAYDLKVSTASDSGTDSVAYTKVGPGNFPDDPRVPVVGPPRSPKPWGWLTWKFLTSGNSYEPTEAGIMVGLWGSIWLIFLTACMAVPVGVGAAVYLEEYAKPTILTRFIQLNISNLAGVPSIVYGILGFTVFSRMFGIFDKQATYVSLKLPGMSSIDITLPLGPVLLSGACTLALLSLPVVIITSQEALRAIPASLRHAAYALGATKWQTMWHQVLPAALPGILTGVILSLSRAIGEAAPLAVIGVAAQLSYAPGRITGLGDVLQHPDKLIRAPFDRFTALPIQVYSWVNEAAPNFEHVAAAGILVLLATLLSMNGIAIFVRQRYQRKIQ; from the coding sequence ATGAGTCTGCGAAATGACTCGTACGAGCGTCTGCTGAACCGTCGGCACACCGTTGGTTTCATGTTTGAATGGCTCTGTCGTCTCGCCACTCTGGCGGCACTGTCGTTCCTGCTCGTGTTGATCGGGTCAATTCTGGTAACGGCGTTCAGTCCGGGACGAGGCAAGGGCCTTGCTCCGGTGACTCCCCAAACCAAGGCTCCGTTCACCGAGTCAGCGCCCGAATTCGTCTTCAACGTCAGCAATGTTTCTGGTGGCGCATTCGAATTGAAGGACCGTCCGGGTCATCGCGTGACTGCCTTTACCAGTTCAGATCTGCGCAACGGAGTTGTCCAGTTCAACCACGATGGTCGTCGCGCAGCACCTGCGTACGACTTGAAGGTTTCGACGGCGTCGGATTCCGGCACAGATTCCGTCGCCTACACAAAAGTGGGTCCTGGGAATTTTCCTGACGACCCCCGGGTTCCTGTTGTTGGTCCACCTCGCTCACCAAAGCCGTGGGGCTGGCTCACCTGGAAGTTCCTGACTTCCGGAAATTCTTACGAGCCAACAGAAGCCGGTATCATGGTAGGACTTTGGGGAAGTATCTGGCTGATCTTTCTCACCGCATGTATGGCAGTCCCGGTCGGCGTCGGGGCAGCGGTGTATCTGGAAGAATATGCAAAGCCCACCATACTGACCCGGTTCATTCAATTGAACATTTCGAATCTGGCCGGTGTGCCGTCGATCGTTTACGGGATCCTGGGGTTTACCGTATTTTCCCGGATGTTCGGCATTTTCGACAAACAAGCGACGTATGTTTCGCTCAAATTGCCCGGAATGAGTTCCATCGACATCACACTGCCGCTGGGACCGGTGCTGTTATCCGGTGCCTGTACATTAGCGCTGCTGAGCCTTCCCGTTGTGATCATTACTTCACAAGAAGCACTCCGGGCGATTCCTGCTTCACTGAGACACGCTGCCTACGCACTTGGGGCCACGAAGTGGCAGACCATGTGGCATCAGGTGCTTCCCGCCGCGTTACCAGGAATTCTGACGGGTGTTATCCTTTCCCTGTCGCGCGCGATTGGTGAGGCAGCCCCCCTGGCTGTCATCGGCGTCGCAGCGCAGTTGAGTTACGCCCCGGGGCGAATCACTGGATTAGGGGACGTGCTGCAACACCCGGACAAGTTGATTCGTGCACCGTTTGATCGATTTACCGCCCTGCCAATTCAGGTTTACAGTTGGGTCAATGAGGCGGCCCCCAATTTTGAGCACGTTGCCGCGGCCGGTATTCTGGTCTTGCTGGCAACGCTCCTGTCCATGAACGGAATCGCCATTTTTGTCCGGCAGAGATATCAACGGAAGATTCAATAA